One genomic region from Streptomyces sp. NBC_00457 encodes:
- a CDS encoding aldo/keto reductase family oxidoreductase, whose translation MSTPSLSLPGGTWTLGDLTVTRFGYGAMQLAGPWVMGPPADREGALAVLREAAVHLGITHIDTSDAYGPRVTNELIREALHPYPESLHIVTKVGATRDEQGGWPTARRPEDLRRQVHDNLKSLRLDVLDLVNLRLGNAEGPQPGSLAEAFETLVELQQQGLIRHLGVSNATEEQVTEAQSIAPIVCVQNMYNLAHRHDDKLIDRLATEGVAYVPFFPLGGFTPLQSSALSAVAARLKTTPMSVALAWLLQRSPNVLLIPGTSSTAHLRENIAGAGLSLSHEDLTELDDIGR comes from the coding sequence ATGAGCACACCCTCCCTCTCTCTTCCCGGCGGCACCTGGACTCTGGGTGACCTGACCGTCACCCGGTTCGGCTACGGCGCCATGCAACTGGCCGGCCCGTGGGTCATGGGGCCGCCCGCCGATCGCGAGGGCGCCCTGGCCGTTCTGCGCGAAGCGGCGGTCCACCTCGGTATCACCCACATCGACACCAGCGACGCCTACGGGCCGCGCGTCACCAACGAGTTGATCCGCGAGGCGCTGCACCCCTACCCCGAGTCGCTGCACATCGTGACCAAGGTGGGCGCGACCCGCGACGAACAAGGTGGCTGGCCCACGGCCCGGCGACCCGAAGATCTGCGCCGCCAGGTCCACGACAACCTCAAGTCCCTCCGGCTCGACGTACTAGACCTGGTCAACCTCCGACTCGGCAACGCCGAAGGTCCCCAGCCCGGCTCGCTCGCCGAGGCGTTCGAGACGCTCGTGGAACTCCAGCAGCAGGGCTTGATCCGCCACCTCGGGGTCAGCAACGCCACCGAGGAGCAGGTCACCGAGGCACAGAGCATCGCGCCGATCGTGTGCGTGCAGAACATGTACAACCTCGCCCACCGCCACGACGACAAGCTCATCGACCGGCTCGCCACCGAAGGCGTCGCGTACGTGCCCTTCTTCCCCCTCGGGGGCTTTACCCCGCTCCAGTCCTCAGCGCTCTCGGCGGTCGCCGCTCGATTGAAGACGACACCGATGTCCGTCGCACTGGCCTGGCTGCTGCAGCGATCACCGAACGTCCTGCTCATCCCCGGCACGTCATCGACAGCGCACCTGCGCGAGAACATCGCCGGCGCGGGACTCTCCCTCTCGCATGAGGACTTGACCGAGCTGGACGACATCGGCCGCTGA
- a CDS encoding isochorismatase family protein, with translation MTPEPLTPANTTVVLVDYAVGFANLLRSHNLAEHINNVVGLAKTAKWYESGLVVTNGQSSKPSGPLYPELLEAVGDQPVIERAVDFNSFLDESFAQAVREEGRENLVVGGIATDGCVLQTVLGGLREGYRVHVAVDASASPSLEAHNAAVQRMVQAGAVPVTWFSLAAEFQLDPKFHDAPHRMRLMQENVPSMGMSARTFFHALELGKRAATAV, from the coding sequence ATGACTCCTGAGCCCCTCACCCCCGCCAACACCACCGTCGTTCTCGTCGACTACGCAGTCGGTTTCGCAAACCTTCTGCGCTCCCACAACCTCGCTGAACACATCAACAACGTCGTGGGCCTGGCGAAGACGGCGAAGTGGTACGAAAGCGGTCTGGTCGTGACCAACGGCCAGTCGAGCAAGCCGTCCGGCCCGCTGTACCCGGAGCTGTTGGAGGCCGTCGGTGACCAGCCGGTCATCGAGCGTGCCGTCGACTTCAACTCCTTTTTGGACGAGTCGTTCGCCCAGGCGGTCCGGGAGGAAGGCCGGGAGAACCTGGTGGTCGGCGGCATCGCCACGGACGGATGCGTGCTGCAGACGGTGCTGGGCGGCCTGCGCGAGGGCTACCGCGTGCACGTGGCCGTCGACGCCTCCGCCAGTCCCTCGCTCGAGGCACACAACGCGGCGGTGCAGCGTATGGTCCAAGCCGGCGCAGTACCGGTCACCTGGTTCTCCCTGGCCGCCGAGTTCCAGCTCGACCCCAAGTTCCACGACGCCCCGCACCGCATGCGGCTGATGCAGGAGAACGTGCCGTCGATGGGCATGAGTGCCCGGACCTTCTTTCACGCCCTCGAACTGGGCAAGCGCGCCGCCACGGCCGTCTGA
- a CDS encoding LLM class flavin-dependent oxidoreductase, whose translation MPLPVLFGANVEPLALPVGRSSEQALLIDSLGLDLLTIQDHPYQGAFDDTWTLLTFLAARTRHVTLVPTVSSLPLRPPALLAKAAATLDRLTGSRVQLGLGAGAFWEAIEAMGGSRRTPREAVDALEEAITVIRAMWSGERSVRTHGAHYSLAGVHPGPAPAPGLGLWLGSYGPRTLALTGAKADGWLPSHAYLGLDALPTAVRRIDDAALTAGRDPDTIRRVYNIAGVIQPGSAGPFQGPAAQWTEHLVALVRTVGMNGFIIWPERDHTRQISAFAAEVVPAVREALALQA comes from the coding sequence ATGCCCCTTCCTGTCCTGTTCGGCGCGAACGTAGAGCCACTGGCCCTCCCCGTCGGCCGCTCCAGTGAGCAGGCACTACTCATCGACAGCCTCGGCCTCGACCTTCTCACCATCCAGGACCACCCGTATCAGGGGGCGTTCGACGACACCTGGACACTGCTCACCTTCCTGGCCGCGCGGACGCGACATGTCACGCTCGTCCCGACGGTCAGCTCCCTGCCGTTGCGCCCGCCCGCGCTGCTGGCGAAGGCTGCGGCGACCTTGGACAGACTGACCGGCTCCCGGGTCCAGCTCGGCCTGGGCGCCGGCGCCTTCTGGGAAGCCATCGAGGCCATGGGCGGCTCCCGTCGCACGCCGAGAGAGGCCGTCGACGCGCTTGAAGAGGCGATCACCGTCATCCGGGCCATGTGGAGTGGCGAGCGCAGCGTGCGGACGCACGGCGCGCACTACTCGCTCGCCGGCGTCCATCCCGGCCCGGCGCCGGCCCCCGGTCTGGGACTGTGGCTGGGCTCCTACGGGCCCCGCACGCTGGCCCTGACCGGCGCAAAAGCGGACGGCTGGCTTCCCTCGCATGCCTACCTCGGACTCGACGCACTGCCCACGGCTGTCCGCCGCATCGACGACGCAGCCCTGACGGCGGGCCGCGATCCGGACACGATCCGCCGGGTCTACAACATCGCCGGTGTCATCCAACCGGGATCCGCCGGCCCGTTCCAGGGGCCCGCCGCCCAGTGGACCGAGCACCTTGTCGCACTCGTGCGCACCGTCGGCATGAACGGTTTCATCATCTGGCCCGAACGAGACCACACCCGACAGATCAGCGCATTCGCCGCCGAAGTCGTACCCGCAGTCCGCGAAGCCCTCGCACTGCAGGCCTGA
- a CDS encoding alpha/beta fold hydrolase: MSDETPLPDGFESITVTANGTRLHAVVGGSGAPVLLLHGWPQTWRAWRHLMPALAAHGYRVVVPDLRGMGASDRPLSGYDKDTQAEDMRELLAQLGIHGGVRIVGHDIGGMVAFAYARRHPEEVERLVLVELALPGFGLEQAMDVASGGLFHFGLFMTEELPELLLEGRESDFLTWWFDWLSAVPGTFPPEDVDTIASSYRGYEALHAGFAHYRTLLDDGRVNRAWHETGGTLPIPVLAVGGEHSSGARLADSLDTAAPHLTGAVIEGSGHFVPEERPDAFARELLPFLSAPPRPAGRT; this comes from the coding sequence ATGAGCGACGAAACACCCCTCCCCGACGGATTCGAAAGCATCACCGTCACGGCGAACGGCACCCGGCTGCATGCCGTGGTCGGCGGGTCCGGTGCACCCGTACTCCTTCTGCACGGCTGGCCCCAGACGTGGCGAGCCTGGCGACACCTCATGCCGGCCCTCGCCGCGCACGGTTACCGCGTCGTCGTACCCGACCTGCGCGGCATGGGTGCCTCCGACCGTCCCCTGAGCGGATACGACAAGGACACACAAGCAGAGGACATGCGCGAACTCCTCGCACAGCTCGGCATCCACGGCGGCGTGCGCATCGTCGGGCACGACATCGGTGGCATGGTGGCCTTCGCCTACGCCCGCCGCCATCCCGAGGAAGTCGAACGCCTCGTCCTCGTCGAACTCGCCCTCCCCGGCTTCGGCTTGGAGCAGGCGATGGACGTGGCCTCCGGCGGTCTGTTCCACTTCGGCCTCTTCATGACCGAAGAACTGCCCGAGCTGCTCCTCGAAGGCCGGGAAAGCGACTTCCTCACCTGGTGGTTCGACTGGTTGTCCGCGGTACCCGGAACCTTCCCGCCGGAAGATGTCGACACCATCGCCTCCTCCTACCGCGGATACGAGGCACTGCACGCCGGCTTCGCGCACTACCGCACCCTCCTTGACGACGGCCGCGTCAACCGGGCCTGGCACGAAACCGGGGGAACCCTTCCCATTCCCGTACTCGCCGTCGGCGGCGAGCACAGCTCCGGCGCCCGACTCGCCGACAGCCTGGACACAGCAGCGCCGCACCTGACCGGCGCGGTGATTGAGGGCAGTGGCCACTTCGTGCCCGAGGAACGACCCGATGCCTTCGCCCGCGAGCTGCTCCCCTTCCTGTCTGCCCCGCCCCGACCCGCCGGGCGCACCTGA
- a CDS encoding erythromycin esterase family protein, with product MTRRKAVIIPSVLLSLSALTVATPAMGATAHGSPAPASKASASWQSGESVVAGIDRSSHPLRTTNPTGSLRDLDALGRMLKGTEVVGLGEATHGSRDFFRMKHRVFRYLVEEKGFRTFSLELPWSSGVRIDEYVVQGKGNLKDIAREEFQGSYRIWNNQDYIDLIGWMRDYNLHHPGDPVRFMGNDMGYAGPELYARVIDYVSHEYPQLLKQATELYRGLAPTTDAGTFAEEYYKLPLAERQERAERTRKVYELLRAQRPGPGDKQNHRWMTQHALAIHQMARGLAFDIGDEDQIAQMMKLRDQVMAENVEWWHQYTGNKILLSAHNTHVSYDSFDKRYPKTQGSFLRDALGSRYASIGFSFYEGSFIAFGTDDNVMRSYHVDGAKPGSNEQTLDKARRDDYILDMRKAPEPVREWLDKERGTWNIGAGWPDPVEYTAAFGKAHDILIHLHDVQATTYLGTP from the coding sequence ATGACGCGACGCAAGGCAGTAATCATCCCCTCGGTCCTCCTCTCCCTCAGCGCGCTGACGGTCGCCACGCCTGCCATGGGCGCCACGGCGCACGGTTCACCGGCCCCGGCATCGAAGGCATCTGCCTCCTGGCAGAGCGGCGAGAGTGTGGTGGCCGGCATCGACCGCAGCTCCCACCCCCTGCGGACCACGAACCCCACGGGCAGTCTGCGGGACCTCGACGCGCTGGGCCGCATGCTCAAGGGCACCGAGGTGGTGGGACTGGGCGAGGCCACTCACGGTTCGCGGGACTTCTTCCGCATGAAGCACCGGGTCTTCCGCTATCTGGTCGAGGAGAAAGGATTCCGGACCTTCAGCCTGGAACTCCCCTGGAGCAGCGGTGTGCGGATCGACGAGTACGTGGTGCAGGGCAAGGGCAACCTCAAGGACATCGCCCGTGAGGAGTTCCAGGGTTCCTACCGGATCTGGAACAACCAGGACTACATCGACCTCATCGGGTGGATGCGGGACTACAACCTCCACCACCCCGGCGACCCGGTGCGTTTCATGGGCAACGACATGGGCTATGCCGGCCCGGAACTGTACGCACGGGTCATCGACTACGTATCCCACGAGTACCCGCAACTGCTGAAGCAGGCGACCGAGTTGTACCGCGGTCTGGCCCCGACAACCGACGCCGGCACCTTCGCCGAGGAGTACTACAAGCTGCCGCTCGCCGAGCGCCAGGAGCGGGCGGAGCGGACCCGGAAGGTCTACGAGCTCCTGCGCGCACAGCGCCCCGGCCCTGGTGACAAGCAGAACCATCGGTGGATGACACAGCACGCCCTGGCCATCCACCAGATGGCCAGGGGCCTGGCCTTCGACATCGGCGACGAGGATCAAATCGCGCAGATGATGAAGCTCCGCGACCAGGTGATGGCCGAGAACGTGGAGTGGTGGCACCAGTACACCGGGAACAAGATTCTTTTGTCGGCCCACAACACCCACGTGTCCTACGACTCGTTCGACAAGCGGTACCCCAAGACTCAGGGCTCCTTTCTCCGCGACGCACTGGGCAGCCGCTACGCCAGTATCGGCTTCTCGTTCTACGAGGGTTCCTTCATCGCGTTCGGCACCGACGACAACGTGATGCGCAGCTACCACGTGGACGGCGCGAAGCCGGGCTCCAACGAACAGACCCTGGACAAGGCCCGCCGGGACGACTACATCCTCGACATGCGCAAGGCCCCCGAGCCGGTGCGCGAGTGGCTGGACAAGGAGCGTGGCACCTGGAACATCGGCGCCGGATGGCCCGACCCCGTGGAATACACGGCCGCATTCGGCAAGGCCCACGACATCCTCATACACCTGCACGACGTCCAGGCCACCACGTACCTCGGCACACCCTGA
- a CDS encoding helix-turn-helix domain-containing protein, whose amino-acid sequence MDDERPHLLTIGRLAHRTGLPVRTLRFWSDEGAVPPVARSAGGYRLYDAESVARVELVRTLRELGLGLDDVCRVLSGRTTVAEVADAHVAALNAQIRSLKVSRAVLSTVAKRGSTVEETALMNRLARLSAAERKQIIDEFKEEVFGGLDDPRLRDRIHTFSIELPDDPTPEQVDAWIELAELVRDPDFRARLRTWMELNTPVPGQSRPPGAAIWWARQIVQTVAEVRKGGVAPEGPTAAEVLSELFGDADRAAVLRSLEAGIEAGAEHYRRLVARVRGQDSSPDATEELEWLARALRAADQT is encoded by the coding sequence ATGGACGACGAACGCCCCCACTTGCTCACCATTGGCCGGCTCGCGCACCGCACCGGACTTCCGGTACGTACCCTGCGCTTCTGGTCGGACGAGGGGGCGGTGCCGCCTGTGGCCCGCTCCGCGGGCGGCTACCGGTTGTACGACGCCGAGTCCGTGGCCCGCGTCGAGCTGGTCCGCACCCTGCGGGAGCTGGGCCTCGGGCTCGACGATGTGTGCCGCGTCCTGAGCGGCCGCACCACGGTCGCCGAGGTCGCCGACGCGCATGTGGCCGCGCTCAACGCGCAGATCCGCTCACTCAAGGTGAGCCGGGCCGTCCTGTCCACCGTGGCGAAACGGGGTTCGACCGTTGAGGAGACAGCACTGATGAACCGGTTGGCGCGGCTTTCCGCCGCCGAGCGCAAGCAGATCATCGACGAGTTCAAGGAGGAGGTGTTCGGCGGCCTCGACGACCCCCGCCTGCGCGACCGCATACACACCTTCAGCATCGAATTGCCCGACGATCCCACACCTGAGCAGGTCGACGCCTGGATCGAACTGGCCGAACTGGTGCGGGACCCCGATTTCCGCGCCCGGTTGCGCACATGGATGGAGCTCAACACGCCCGTACCGGGGCAGAGCCGTCCCCCCGGGGCGGCCATCTGGTGGGCCAGGCAGATCGTGCAGACCGTCGCGGAGGTCAGAAAAGGCGGGGTCGCTCCCGAGGGGCCGACAGCGGCCGAGGTGCTGTCCGAGCTGTTCGGTGACGCCGATCGGGCCGCCGTGCTGCGCAGCCTGGAAGCCGGGATCGAGGCAGGAGCGGAGCACTACCGCAGGCTCGTCGCCCGTGTGCGCGGGCAGGATTCGTCGCCCGACGCGACCGAGGAGCTGGAATGGCTGGCGCGGGCCCTGCGCGCCGCGGATCAGACCTGA
- a CDS encoding helix-turn-helix domain-containing protein gives MTDLAPGAFAVDSRVPGVAPRGFDAFRREWQTQIGDVFPLPAFSPATIADFRLKGSVARVRDVVIADLHMASATRIADPAGGDRDLVEIHVLRRGAWTLGGLPDRDEHTVSTGQFLFRHFGRQMPFETAPHTTAQFLFLPSATLRSLLGNRTVIGPADSAEMRLLTAHTNMILKTATDLGPAGVHAAHSTLIELAKAVAVRRFDDVEPQLAPALTRAAKDLADSHLAHPELSPTMLARELNVSVRTLQRAFATVGESVIAYIRHRRLEEARLALTSPPGRWSISELAAHWHFADSSHFIRAFKKHYGQTPAEYARSTGSAAR, from the coding sequence GTGACCGACCTGGCGCCCGGGGCGTTCGCCGTCGATTCCAGGGTCCCGGGTGTGGCACCGCGAGGATTCGATGCCTTCCGTCGTGAATGGCAGACGCAGATCGGCGATGTCTTCCCCCTGCCGGCCTTCAGCCCGGCCACGATCGCCGACTTCCGGCTCAAGGGATCCGTCGCCCGGGTGCGCGATGTGGTGATCGCTGATCTCCACATGGCGTCGGCCACCCGGATCGCGGACCCCGCGGGCGGCGATCGGGACCTGGTGGAGATCCACGTATTGCGGCGCGGCGCATGGACGTTGGGCGGCCTGCCCGATCGCGACGAGCACACCGTATCGACCGGGCAGTTCCTGTTCCGGCACTTCGGGCGGCAGATGCCCTTCGAGACGGCGCCGCACACCACTGCGCAGTTCCTTTTCCTGCCCTCCGCGACGCTCAGATCCCTGCTCGGGAACCGGACTGTCATCGGGCCGGCGGACTCGGCCGAGATGCGCCTGCTGACGGCCCACACGAACATGATCCTTAAGACGGCCACCGACCTCGGCCCAGCCGGCGTGCACGCCGCCCACAGCACCCTGATCGAACTGGCCAAGGCCGTGGCGGTGCGCCGCTTCGACGACGTGGAACCACAGTTGGCTCCCGCACTCACCCGGGCCGCGAAGGACCTCGCCGACAGCCATCTCGCCCATCCCGAGCTGTCCCCGACGATGCTGGCACGCGAGCTCAACGTCTCTGTACGCACCCTGCAGCGGGCATTCGCCACGGTAGGAGAGTCGGTGATCGCCTACATCCGCCACCGGCGGCTGGAAGAAGCCCGGCTCGCCCTCACATCGCCGCCCGGCCGGTGGAGCATCTCGGAACTCGCCGCCCACTGGCACTTCGCCGACAGCAGCCACTTCATCCGCGCCTTCAAGAAACACTACGGTCAAACGCCCGCCGAATATGCCCGCTCGACCGGATCGGCCGCACGCTGA